The Anabaena sp. PCC 7108 region AAATCCGTCACTTATATTACTTATATATATGTCCTCATTTAATCAAAATATTGTTACATATAGCCCTGCTTACACCATCGTCCCGACTTATGAATGCTTTAACCGCTGTTCCTACTGCAATTTCCGCACAGATCCGGGTCAAAGTCCTTGGCTGACTCTTACAGAAGCTAAAGGCATTTTACAACAACTGCAAAGTCAGGATGTCTGTGAAATCCTCATCCTCAGTGGGGAGGTACATCCCCATTCCTCAAAGCGTGAGGCGTGGTTACAGCGCATTTATGATTTGTGTGCATTAGCACTAGAAATGGAATTTTTACCACATACCAACGCCGGTCCCCTCAGCTTTGAGGAAATGCAGAAGCTGAAAAATGTCAATGTGTCGATGGGGTTAATGTTGGAACAGCTAACACCACAACTACTGAATACAGTGCATCGCCACGCACCGAGCAAAATACCAGAAGTGAGACTGCAACAGTTACAATGGGCAGGAGAGTTGCAAATTCCTTTCACTACCGGACTACTTTTGGGAATAGGAGAGACTGAAGATGATTGGTGGGCAACTTTAGCAGCTATCTCAGAGTTGCATCAACGCTACCAGCATATACAAGAAGTGATACTGCAACCCCACAGTCCGGGAAATCAGCAAACCTTTGATGCACCGCCTTTTAACCCCCATCAACTACCGGAAGTCATTGCCAAAGCTAGGCAGATTTTACCAATAGATATTACAATTCAAATCCCGCCCAATTTAATTCAAGATCAAGAATGGTTACTTGCTTGTATAGGTGCAGGTGCGAGAGATTTAGGGGGAATTAGCCCCAAAGATGAAGTTAATCCTGATTATCCGCATTTGCAAGAGCAGACATTGAGAAAAATTTTACAGCCTAGAGGATGGGAGTTAGTCCCCAGGTTGCCAGTTTATAACCAATTTACGAGTTGGTTGAGTGAAGAATTGGCTGAGAAGGTCAAAAAGAAAAGTTGGCGTTGCTGATTTGAGGTATGAAAATGATTTTCGATAATCTCCAAACCTTTGTAGAGAAAGGGTTTGAGTCTCTGGTAGGGTGTGGTTCGGCAAGCTCACCAACCACGTCAGACTCGATAAATTGGGACGATTAACAGATTTTCTACATCTGACGCACCTTAATAATATGTTGTCCTCACAGCTGGCAATAACCAATTATCGTTGAGCCATATAGCAGGTGACTCTTAACAGGTGACAGGTGACAGTGCTAAAACTCTTTTGGTGTCTAAGTTTTAGCATTGGTAGATGTCATAACCGCCTTGTCTGTTGCCATACTTGGCCTCAGCAACATCGAAAAGTTTTGGTTATCAAAAAAAATCCCCCCTTCCCAGTCTAGAAGGAGGGTAAAACAGTTAGATTTGAATTAATTCTCCAACTTCAAAGTATTCGCTATCACCCCAAGACTTTCTTCAAAAAGTGCCTCACGACCCCAGCGTTGCACTTGCTGACTCAACAACACTTCTGCTTTCTGTTCCGAAAGAGAACTTACCTGTTGAAACAAACCAGCAGACTGAGCGCCACCGTGAGTTTCCATTCGCATACAACCACCCGTTTCCGAGCAAATTAAAGTTCCACAATTAGCTTGAGGATTAGTAGAACTCAAGCGCAAAGCAATCAAATCACCGATAATTTCACCAATATCAGCAATAGGAACACCGGCTAATTCAGCTTCTATTTGTTTTTGATCTTGAGCCACAAATCTAACACGAGTGATATCATAATCACCGTTTTCCTTGGAATAAGAAACAGCCTGCCATTCCAACCGATTTGCCAACCAACCCAAAAATAGCAACGCTTGAGCCGGGTTGCCCTTTTCGTAATCAATAGTTACACGGTCAATTTCCCGTAAACCAGCACGACGTTGAGGTGCATCATATGCTTCAGCAGTTAACTCTTGCCATGCAGCCAAACGCCGCCAGTTTAAATCAGCCAGCGGTACACCCGTTTCTATCAATTCTTGCAAAGTCAATAAATCATCTTCTGGAGTATTAAAGTTGCAAGAATCAACAATCACATTATTACAAACTGCTGCTAACCTTTTGAATAAAGGATTATGAGCATCTGGTGTAGCCTTCCACCATAAAAACTTAGGCAAACCACCAATTAATAAAGCTGGAATCATTCCTCCAATTCGTTCCAAAGCTGCCACTGTCCCTGTGAGAGTAATGTATTCACAGCAAACTAGTGTACTGGAAGATTGCTTTTGAATTGGACAATAGGCAGAAACTTGCGCCTTTACCCCCTCATCTTCCCCAGCAATGGGACACAAAGCAATAA contains the following coding sequences:
- the cofG gene encoding 7,8-didemethyl-8-hydroxy-5-deazariboflavin synthase subunit CofG, whose amino-acid sequence is MSSFNQNIVTYSPAYTIVPTYECFNRCSYCNFRTDPGQSPWLTLTEAKGILQQLQSQDVCEILILSGEVHPHSSKREAWLQRIYDLCALALEMEFLPHTNAGPLSFEEMQKLKNVNVSMGLMLEQLTPQLLNTVHRHAPSKIPEVRLQQLQWAGELQIPFTTGLLLGIGETEDDWWATLAAISELHQRYQHIQEVILQPHSPGNQQTFDAPPFNPHQLPEVIAKARQILPIDITIQIPPNLIQDQEWLLACIGAGARDLGGISPKDEVNPDYPHLQEQTLRKILQPRGWELVPRLPVYNQFTSWLSEELAEKVKKKSWRC
- the opcA gene encoding glucose-6-phosphate dehydrogenase assembly protein OpcA; amino-acid sequence: MATQAPTIFSLQAPKDVSLTEIEAELTQIWQSYGITGEDGGLPAATRATTFTLVVYEPEETQYLLAATGFYNGPIDGILGPQTDAALREVQKKHELAETGTATPETLTVLREEYFKKQHSGPQGDNHGAAMGYTFSATSPTIADEIAVRNPCRIIALCPIAGEDEGVKAQVSAYCPIQKQSSSTLVCCEYITLTGTVAALERIGGMIPALLIGGLPKFLWWKATPDAHNPLFKRLAAVCNNVIVDSCNFNTPEDDLLTLQELIETGVPLADLNWRRLAAWQELTAEAYDAPQRRAGLREIDRVTIDYEKGNPAQALLFLGWLANRLEWQAVSYSKENGDYDITRVRFVAQDQKQIEAELAGVPIADIGEIIGDLIALRLSSTNPQANCGTLICSETGGCMRMETHGGAQSAGLFQQVSSLSEQKAEVLLSQQVQRWGREALFEESLGVIANTLKLEN